Proteins encoded within one genomic window of Malaclemys terrapin pileata isolate rMalTer1 chromosome 22, rMalTer1.hap1, whole genome shotgun sequence:
- the LOC128827827 gene encoding transmembrane protein 244-like, with protein sequence MAFQSGSVPGIKTILIHLLLCLVTFYTVYYMIGSICSGVFRLDTFDGLIPFEFNTEPSHSNPKYLVNLLSMELTYFTSGLIFAALLKRWVWDYAITVTIVHVALTSAVMEQFPLVWHWWLALGSGLFIMIFSGQLVTHFACPDSSDPTLDSYCHS encoded by the exons ATGGCCTTCCAAAGCGGCAGCGTGCCAGGCATCAAG ACCATCCTCATTCACCTGCTGTTGTGCCTGGTCACTTTCTACACCGTCTACTACATGATTGGAAGCATCTGCTCTGGAGTTTTCAG gctGGACACATTTGATGGACTTATCCCCTTTGAATTTAACACAGAACCATCTCACTCAAATCCCAAATATCTGG TGAATTTGCTGTCCATGGAACTGACCTACTTCACCAGTGGCCTTATCTTTGCTGCTCTGCTGAAGCGATGGGTCTGGGACTATGCCATCACTGTCACAATCGTCCACGTGGCACTGACGTCTGCAG TGATGGAACAATTCCCTTTGGTGTGGCACTGGTGGCTAGCACTTG GCAGTGGCCTCTTTATCATGATTTTCAGTGGACAACTTGTGACCCACTTTGCTTGCCCTGACTCCAGTGATCCCACTTTGGACAGCTACTGCCATTCTTGA